The nucleotide window ATTAGCTTGCGCCGCAAAAAGTTTTTCGGCTTGTTTAGCATCTTGAAGTGCACCAGGGCGATCGTAAAGTTGGTAACGCGCCACACCTCTTGCGAGATACGCCGCAGCATAGTTAGGCTTAATACTTAATGCTTGATTGAAGTAAGCGATCGCACCTTCTGGATCTCCTTTTTTTCCTTGTACGACACCCCAACCATAAAAATCTTCCGCATTTCCTATTTGCGGTGGTATCCCGACTGCACCTTGTAAATTAGCGCCACCCAACTGCGCACCAGTTAAATTGGCGTTTACTAAAAAAGTATCTCGCAAGTCAGCCGCACTTAAATCCGAACCACTCAAAATAGCGCCACTTAAGTTTGCCCCAAATAAACTTGTACCAACAAGATTTGCACCAACAAGGTTAGCACCAACAAGGTTAGCACGGCTGAGATTAGCACCACTTAAATTTGCACCACTCAAATCTGCACCTGATAGATTAGCCAACACTAAACCAGCACCGCTCAAGTCACAGTTTTGACACTCCTTTGTTGCTAGGAGTTGTTGAATTTGCTCAGTATTAGCCGATGCACGAGGTATGACAGAAAGTGCGAGTAATACAGTAATGGCTATAAAAGAAGCTTTCATCAAGATTAGGATGGCAAAGAATAACTATGCGGCTGAAGATTTATCAAACAAGCAACAACAATAGAGCATTTTTCTAAGCTTAATGTATCAACTAAAAAATGGGTGTAAAAACCGTGCAAACGCGGAGCCAAAGTGTAAATCATTAGCAATAGCTCAGTAGTTTTACTTGAATTACTGGTAGTGCATTAAAGATACAGTGGGATAAGTAACGAGATCATGCCAAGTCCAAGGTTGTTGGGTCAGTCCTGCTCGTTGCGCTGCTATTGAACGTTTGCTGGCATTGCGGGCAGAAATACCGTTGGCTCCCAACGGGGGCTTTACCATGTTGTGGGTGTTAAGATAACCGCACAGACGACATTCCATAGGTTCGGCTTCGCAATAGACACCCTTCTACTTTAACTGCCCCACTATACTTTGATGCACTACCCAAAATTCTTTATAATTCAAAACTCTTGACACTTTGCCTGGATAGCCCCGACTTTAGTCGTAGGGCATCTGTGATTCATGGAGGAAGTCTATAAACTTAAAAAAAAGGTGGGTACAAGCCCACCAAAATCACTCACAAGATTAAATTATTTATTGGGTTGGGGAGTCATCCGCAAGTAAGGTTTAAGTTCGGTATGACCTTTGGGGAATTTCTGCTTAATTTCTTCTGGATCTTTGATAGAAGGAACGATAACACAGTCATCGCCGTCTTTCCAGTTTGCTGGGGTAGCCACGCTGTAGTTATCTGTAAGTTGCAGTGAATCTATGACGCGCAAAATTTCATCAAAATTGCGTCCAGTACTGGCAGGGTAAGTAAAGTTGAGACGCAGTTTTTTGTTTGGATCAATGATGAACACTGAGCGTACTGTCAGAGTATCGTTTGCATTGGGGTGAATCATATCATACAGGTCAGAAACCTTTTTGTCGGGATCTGCCAAGATGGGATAATTCAGACCAACGCTTTGAGTTTCTTCAATATCTCCAACCCAACCTTTGTGAGAATCTACATCATCAACACTAAGGGCTAGTGCTTTGACATTGCGTTTGTCAAACTCTGGTTTGAGACGAGCAACTTCACCAAGTTCTGTGGTGCAAACTGGGGTAAAGTCTTTAGGGTGAGAAAATAAAATTACCCAGCTATTGCCTGCCCACTCGTAAAAATCGATTTCTCCTGCGGTAGAAGCCTGCTTAAAGTTTGGTACTGTGTCACCTAGTCGAAGAGCCATAACTCGTTTCCTATGCTCTGAAAGTCTTTAACTCGTTTACTTTGCGATCATGACATAAAACCCCAGTTCTCCGGTCGGAGTTTAGCGGTTTTCAACAAAATTTTAGGTTTGGTAATTCAGTCTACAGATTTAGTTATTGACGTATTGTTGAACTGCAAGTACTAGGTTTTCTGTCCAATATTGAGTTAAATCGGTACTAGCTGCTTCGACCATGACGCGAATCACTGGTTCAGTACCAGAGGCACGGACAAGAATTCGTCCTTGGTTGCCCATTGCAGCTTCGGCTCGTGCGATCGCTTGCTGTATCGCTGTACACTGATTCCAACTCATGCGGCGATCGCGGTCTTCTACACGAACATTGCGTAACAACTGAGGATAAGTCGCAAAGCTTTGACTGACCATTTCTGACAGCGGTACTCCTGCATACTGAACTAAAGCCGCAATATGCAAAGCTGTTAACAATCCATCACCTGTAATACCGTAGTGACGACAGAGAATGTGTCCTGACTGCTCACCACCTAACATTCCTCCAGTCCTTACCATTTCTGCTTGCACATACTGATCGCCCACTGGAGTACGAATCATTCTACCACCAATCTTTTCCCAAGCACGCTCAAAGCCAAGATTTGCCATCACTGTGGAAATGATCAAGTTCTCTGGGAGTTGTTGCCTTGTTTGTAAAGCTTTACCCCACAGATAAAGAATGTAATCTCCATCAACAGGTCTACCTTTGTCATCTACAGCAAGAACTCGATCTGCATCACCATCAAATGCAAAACCCAGCGTAGCACGATGTTTTTGTACAGCGGCTTGTAAAGATGTTAAGCAAGTAGAACCACACTCGACATTGATGCGATCGCCATCAGCGCGATCGTGTAAACAAATGACTTCAGCACCTAAATCTTGAAATACGGCAGGTGCAAGGTTTACTGCAGCGCCCCATGCTAGATCCAGTACAATACGCATTCCAGCAAAGTCGCGATTTTGTAGCAAAGGTTTTTTGAGTGATTCTGTGTAATTTTGTACTAAGTCTGAACGCAGATAAGAACGTCCCCAAGCATTTTGACCGATATAAAGGTCGGTCTGGCTGCGTACTCCTGCTTCGATTTCGGTTTGCCAAGATTGAGGTAATTTTGCGCCATCTCTACCAAAAAACTTAATGCCGTTGTCTGCTGGGGGATTGTGGCTAGCAGAAATCATGACTCCACCCACAGCATTGGTGATACTCGTCAAGTAGGCAACACAAGGCGTGGGACACAAACCCAAATGCCACACTTCTAGCCCAGAAGAAGCTAAGCCAGAGGCAACTGCCATCGCTAGCATATCGCTTGAGTTACGCGAATCCTGCCCGACAATGACTGGTCCTAAGTTCTGAGAATTTTGACGCAGCACAACTCCAGCCCAAAACCCCACTTGCAACGCTAAGGATGCAGTGAGTAAATCTCCAACTTTTCCACGGATACCATCTGTGCCAAATAAAGGAGAATTTGGGAGAGCGATCGCTGATGATTGATAGT belongs to Gloeocapsopsis sp. IPPAS B-1203 and includes:
- a CDS encoding pentapeptide repeat-containing protein, with the translated sequence MKASFIAITVLLALSVIPRASANTEQIQQLLATKECQNCDLSGAGLVLANLSGADLSGANLSGANLSRANLVGANLVGANLVGTSLFGANLSGAILSGSDLSAADLRDTFLVNANLTGAQLGGANLQGAVGIPPQIGNAEDFYGWGVVQGKKGDPEGAIAYFNQALSIKPNYAAAYLARGVARYQLYDRPGALQDAKQAEKLFAAQANNDGLQTTQIFITELENPPSDSVPKSKPNFINFLGAVGSVLLRFLF
- a CDS encoding peroxiredoxin; the encoded protein is MALRLGDTVPNFKQASTAGEIDFYEWAGNSWVILFSHPKDFTPVCTTELGEVARLKPEFDKRNVKALALSVDDVDSHKGWVGDIEETQSVGLNYPILADPDKKVSDLYDMIHPNANDTLTVRSVFIIDPNKKLRLNFTYPASTGRNFDEILRVIDSLQLTDNYSVATPANWKDGDDCVIVPSIKDPEEIKQKFPKGHTELKPYLRMTPQPNK
- the glmM gene encoding phosphoglucosamine mutase, with the translated sequence MVSSPIGIQSVTDTASTRLASLQTAANYQSSAIALPNSPLFGTDGIRGKVGDLLTASLALQVGFWAGVVLRQNSQNLGPVIVGQDSRNSSDMLAMAVASGLASSGLEVWHLGLCPTPCVAYLTSITNAVGGVMISASHNPPADNGIKFFGRDGAKLPQSWQTEIEAGVRSQTDLYIGQNAWGRSYLRSDLVQNYTESLKKPLLQNRDFAGMRIVLDLAWGAAVNLAPAVFQDLGAEVICLHDRADGDRINVECGSTCLTSLQAAVQKHRATLGFAFDGDADRVLAVDDKGRPVDGDYILYLWGKALQTRQQLPENLIISTVMANLGFERAWEKIGGRMIRTPVGDQYVQAEMVRTGGMLGGEQSGHILCRHYGITGDGLLTALHIAALVQYAGVPLSEMVSQSFATYPQLLRNVRVEDRDRRMSWNQCTAIQQAIARAEAAMGNQGRILVRASGTEPVIRVMVEAASTDLTQYWTENLVLAVQQYVNN